TTCCGGCGCACGACCACGCCGATCACCCCCAGGGTGAAGAGCGCCGCGCTTAGAATCAAATAGTGATTCACCGGTCCCACGTTACGCCTCCATCCGCCGCGCTACCGCGTCCGCCGGCGCGCCAGCACGACGGCGCCGATGACCCCCACGAACAAAAGAACCCCCATCGCCTGGAAGGGAAGCATGTACTGCGAAAAGAGAAGCTTCCCGAGCAGCTGGGTATTGCCAATCTCCGCAATTTTTTCGGCCGGATACGCCCCGGCGGCGCCGGTTACGGCATTCCGCGCGGCCACGACATTGAGAAGCAAAACGAAAATCGCCAGCGCGGCTACCACCCCGGCGAGTTTTTGCACCGGAAGCTGGAGCACCTGGCGCTCCTCGCGCCCGAGGTTGAGCAGCATGATGACGAACAGGAAAAGCACCATGATGGCCCCGGCGTAGATCACCACCTGAACGGCCGCGATAAACTCCGCGCCCAGGGTCAGATAAAGCCCGGCGAGCCCCAAAAAACACAGGATCAGGCTGAGGACGCCGTGCAGCGGACTCGGCAGCGCCACCACGCCCACCGCGCCGGCAATCGTGATCACTCCGAGAAAATAAAAGAAAACTTGCCCGGCCACCATTCTTTCCTTTTTGCTTACGGCCGGGCCCGCCCCGGCTTCCTTGGGTTAAACGTAGGTCAGCAGCTTCTTTTCGTCGTAGCGGTGCTGCAACTCCGGCACCTCATCCGGCGTCTTCACGAGCAGATCTTTTTTCGCGTAGAGGAACTTGTCCCGATCGTCCTGACAGAATTCATACTCGCTTCCGAGCACGATTGCCCCGACCGGACATGCTTCCTCGCAATATCCGCAAAAGATGCAGCGCAGCTCGTTGATCTCGTAGATGCGGGCGAAACGCTCCCCCTTCGAGGTGGGATTCGCCGGATCGTTTTCCTCCGAATCCACGTAGATGCAGTCCACCGGGCAGGCCGCCGAGCAGAGCTTGCAGCCGACGCAGCGCTCCAAGCCGTCCTCCCAGAGGAGGAGCTTGTGGAGCCCCCGGTAGCCCTTCGGCATCTCTTCCTTCTCTTCGGGGTACTGCACCGTCTCGCGGTTCTTGAAAGCGTGCTTGAGCGTGAGCCACATCCCTCTGCAGATTTCGCCCAGCATAGGCCTTACCTCTTCATTATCCGGCCCGGAGCGGCCGGCTAAAGCCCCAGGAACGCAATCACGCCCGCCGTGGCAATCACGTTTAAAATCGAAAGCGGAAGGAGCACCTTCCACCCGAAACCCATCAATTGATCATACCGCAGGCGCGGCGTCGTCGCGCGAAGCCACATGAAAAAGAACATGAACAGCAGCACCTTGAGCAGGAACCAGACGACCGAGGGAAAGAAAGGCCCCCGCCATCCGCCCAGGAAAAATGTCGCCCCCACCGCCGAGAGCGTGATCATGTTGCAATACTCGGCGAGGAAGAACATGGCGAAGCCCATGCTGCTGTACTCGGTGTGAAACCCCGCCGTCAGCTCGCTCTCCGCCTCGGGAAGATCGAAGGGCGCGCGGTTCGTCTCGGCAACCATGCAGATGAGGAAGATCAAAAACCCCACCGGCTGCAGAACGATGAAGGGCAGATCCGCCTGCGCCGCCACGATCCCCTTGAGGCTGAGCGTCCCCGAGATCATGATGACGCCCAGAAGCGAGAGGCCCATCGAGAGCTCGTAGCTGATCATCTGGGCCGAGGAGCGCAGTCCGCCCAGCAGAGGATACTTGCTGTTCGAGGCCCAGCCCGCCAGGACGATCCCGTAGATGCCGATGCCCGCCAGCGCGAAGATGTACAGGATGCCGACGTTCACATCGGCGATCACCAAATCCACCTTCCGGCCGAGAACGGTGATCGAGTCCCCGAAGGGAACCACCGCCATCGCCGACATCGCCGGAATCAGCGTCACGATCGGCGCCAGAAGATAGATCGCCTTATCGGCCTGCGCCGGGATGAGGGACTCCTTGAACATGAGCTTGATGCCGTCGGCAATGGGCTGCAAAAGGCCCGCCGGGCCGACGCGGTTCGGCCCATAGCGCACCTGCAACAGGCCGAACACCCGCCGCTCCATCCAGGTCATGTAGGCCGCCAGAAGCAAAAGCCCGAAGAAGACCACGACCACCTTGATGAGGATCACAGCCAGATCGATCATCTAGGCCTCCGCCCCCACGGCCGCCGCCGCGCGCACCCGGATCTCCACTCCGCGGGCGCCGCCCGCCGCCGGGTCCAGCGCCCCTCCGCCCAGCGCCCGGAGTGCGCCCTCGGGCGCCCAGGCCAGTCCCGCCGGGAGCGACACGTCCACCCGGACGGGAAGGCGAAAGATCTCTCCGCCCATCTCGAACTCCGCCACCTCCCCGTGCACGAGGCCGGCGGCCTCCGCATCGGGCGGGGCGAGCCGCAGGGCCGCCCCCGGCATGTCGGAAAGATGGAAGGCTGC
This genomic stretch from bacterium harbors:
- a CDS encoding NADH-quinone oxidoreductase subunit J encodes the protein MAGQVFFYFLGVITIAGAVGVVALPSPLHGVLSLILCFLGLAGLYLTLGAEFIAAVQVVIYAGAIMVLFLFVIMLLNLGREERQVLQLPVQKLAGVVAALAIFVLLLNVVAARNAVTGAAGAYPAEKIAEIGNTQLLGKLLFSQYMLPFQAMGVLLFVGVIGAVVLARRRTR
- the nuoI gene encoding NADH-quinone oxidoreductase subunit NuoI, with amino-acid sequence MLGEICRGMWLTLKHAFKNRETVQYPEEKEEMPKGYRGLHKLLLWEDGLERCVGCKLCSAACPVDCIYVDSEENDPANPTSKGERFARIYEINELRCIFCGYCEEACPVGAIVLGSEYEFCQDDRDKFLYAKKDLLVKTPDEVPELQHRYDEKKLLTYV
- the nuoH gene encoding NADH-quinone oxidoreductase subunit NuoH gives rise to the protein MIDLAVILIKVVVVFFGLLLLAAYMTWMERRVFGLLQVRYGPNRVGPAGLLQPIADGIKLMFKESLIPAQADKAIYLLAPIVTLIPAMSAMAVVPFGDSITVLGRKVDLVIADVNVGILYIFALAGIGIYGIVLAGWASNSKYPLLGGLRSSAQMISYELSMGLSLLGVIMISGTLSLKGIVAAQADLPFIVLQPVGFLIFLICMVAETNRAPFDLPEAESELTAGFHTEYSSMGFAMFFLAEYCNMITLSAVGATFFLGGWRGPFFPSVVWFLLKVLLFMFFFMWLRATTPRLRYDQLMGFGWKVLLPLSILNVIATAGVIAFLGL